The sequence CcattatttatgtgtgtgtgtgtaacctcttTTGTGTATCTAGGTGGGATGCGGTACCACCTGTTGTGCCCAGAGGATCGTGAGGATTTGGGAGAGAACAGTCACCCGCGACGTAAGAAACACGACTACAGGATTGCTCTGTTTGGAGGCTCGCAACCACAGTCCTGCAGATACTTCAACCCTaaggtacacaaacacacacctttgTAATCCTACATGTGCTTCAACGCAAAGAACATTACGTCACTTAGATAAGGCCAGTCTGTAGTCCATCTGCTCTCATTCAAGTATGTGGGGATGTTAATCAAACGGCCGAATCATTTCAAGTACGGGCCGTGTGTGTCCAGGACTACAGCTGGTCAGACATTCGTTGTCCGTTTGAGAAGCGTCGTGATGCCACGGCGGTGTTCTGGGATAATGTTGTTTACATCCTGGGAGGATCTCAGCTGTTCCCCATCAAGAGGATGGACTGTTACAACGTACTGAAGGACAGCTGGTACTCCAAACTAGGTactggaaagtgtgtgtgttgtattagtGACTGAAATGGGAGTAGTGTGACTTGAGTTGCAACATagaaaaatgtgtgtgtttgggctGGGTGATATATTGTGAAAACCAGAATACCCCAGTATGGATATAATACCATCTATAAAGGTATTTTGATACAGTGCTAAATAAATGAAAAGTTCTACAAATTGGACTACTTCACTGTCAGTTTTGTCCTAGTTTGGTTGTGTATAAAACCATCAGAATGAAGAAAGCCCATTAAAACCACTTGGAATACATTTTTTGCCATTCTAGGGTCATTCCCTATTCATAAAACATTTAGTATTCGGTGTCTTTTAATACCATTAAATACTCACTCCCATGTGGTCTAAAATGAGAAAAATATTGTTTGTTCTTACATTTTCTCTTCTGTAAACCAGGCCCCCCTACACCACGGGACAGTCTGGCTGCTTGCGCCTCTCAGGGCAAGATCTACACCTCTGGAGGGTCGGAAGTAGGTGAgtttcacacacacaccggaGAACAGGGAAGTATTGTGCTGATGGCTTATCTATATTAGTATTGTAGCGTACCTTTGTATCTCCTTTGTATTGAAGTGTTTGTGctcctttctgtgtgtgtctgtccgtctctccctccaggcAGCTCAGCGTTGAACCTGTTTGAGTGTTATGACACGAGGTGTGAGTCATGGCAGACCAAAGCCAGTATGTTGATGCCTCGCTGTAGCCACGGCAGCGTGGAGGCCAATGGGCTCATCTACGTCTGTGGAGGGTCCCTAGGCAACAACGTCTCTGGGAGGGTCCTCAGCAACTGTGAGGTCTATGACTCCGTTAAGGAGGAGTGAGTCTAATCACACATACTATGGAAGCaacccgcacctctctgattcagaggggttgggttgaatgtgaaagacacatttcatttgaaggcattcagttgtacaactgactaggtatcctcctttCCCTTTCGTACGTACTCGCTCACACACACCATACCCCTCTAGAAGTGAATAAATGTGTatcttctgtgtgtgtttttagatGGAGGGAGCTGAGTGGGATGAGGGAAGCCAGGAAGAACCACGGTCTGGTGTTTGTCAACAACAGAATCTATGCTGTGGGAGGAATGAACGGACTGggtatggcacacacacacacacacacacacactctctgttggGTATGTTTGGGGTAtatttatatgtgtgagtgtatagGTGGGCTGGACTCGGTGGAGTACTATGACATCGGCAGGAATGAGTGGCACGTTGCAACGGCGATGCCGTGGCGTGGGATGAACGTGAGGTGTGCTGCAGTCAGCGGAGTGATTTACGTACTGGCAGGTTTCCAGGGGGTCGGACGACTAGGACACATCCTGGAGTaccacactgacactgacaggtacacacacacacatttgtgtatgatttcctgtgtgtgttttatcttactccttcgtgtgtgtgtgtgtgtgtgtgtgtaggtgggtgaCGTGCAGTAAGGTGAGGGCGTTCCCCGTCACCAGCTGTCTGATCTGTGTGGTGGACACCTGTGGGGCCAAGGAAGAGGAGACTGAGTcaacacacacagtacccccaTCATCATCCACAGCATAACACAGGGTCTTTAAAATGTTTTATCTGTTGTGCTTTTATTTGGAGGACGAGAGCTGGTCAGTGTGGTATGAAACTGCTGTAGTGGAATCATGTTGAAGCTTCACATTGACAGAAATCATAGAGAACACACTCTTTGAGGCGAGGTGCTGACGAGCAGCACATAGAACTGGGAAAATACTAACATGAAAGTCACTCAGTGATGATTGTCTTCAGACAGAAGCTCATTGCTAAAGCTACAGATGAACGACTGATCCAAGAGCTCTCAGCTGATACACTTAGTCTCAACTAAACATGTTTTTATCAGACCTGGGTCAGGTACTTTTAAGTACTTGAAAGTAGATAGCACTTTTGGAACTAATCCATTGGTTGTATTTTACCGTGTAAATGAAATCAAGTGCAGCTCAAGAATTTGAAAATATGATTCTATACTATGTATTTTATGCTATTGTGCGTATTTAATTGTACTATTTTATATTGTACTGCAATGAAATGTAATGTCTGAGGTTATAGAAGAAACATTAGCATTTTTACTACTGTATGTATGTGATGACTGTTACATGAAATTGATAATAAACAAAGCTGGAACTGAACATGTTTTTATTTGGTTACTAATAGTTAGGTTGCTATGTGGACATTGAGACTAATGATAAGAACAAAATGCACATCATTGAGTTTACACATTTCATTAAAAATAGTTTAAAGGCTCAATGTTTTGTGTAGACTCATATGCGGACAAGGTGACATCAGCTGCTTGTCAAGATGGCATTAGCTGCTGTAAAGGCCTCATGTATATGTCCTAATTAAAAGGAAGAGTTTCATCAGAAATAAATGTTAATCATTTAGAATCGTCATTGAAACGCAGCATTCCCTGAGTGGATTTAAATCATATGGATTAATGCTTCCTAAAATAGTGTCCCACAGGCCCTCTTTCTTTTCATCCCACTCCTCTCTTTCTAAGCTGTGGAAAGAGGAACAACGTTTATTTGAGCACCACGTTGACTAGAAAGAACCTACagtctcactcctctcactcttcatcctcttcctcagtcATCAGCAGAGCAAACCTGTTGTTGATCTCCTGGGAGGAAGGGGCTCCTCCTtttgctcctcctctccccctcttcctcctccctgatgATGATGAGGGTAGTGTATTTAGCATGCAGTCCTCCAGAACAGCAAGTAGGGAGCGGTAGATATGCCCAGAGAGAGGAGCTGCAGCCAGAACAGATTCAGGAGAACAACCCCCTCTCAGACGGCCAACCAAACCATGGACCAGACTACCACTGAATAACctgggggacagagggacagtATGGTTCAAATGggtaggggctgtgtgtgtgtgtgtgtgcttgcgttaCCTACcatgctgtgtctggttcaggcAGGGGCAGACACAGTAACTGGTTCAGACTGAGTACACTCCACAGGCAGGCCTGCCATTGGCTGAGGGAATGAGCCACACCCACATCGAAACCCCGCCTGTCTCCTGGCCGCAGGCGAAGCTTCATCCACAGGTTCCGTTCTGTGGCTGAGTTAGAGCGAGAACTGGTTTAGTGTGTATGTTGGTGTACGAAAGACAAGACTGTACAACCAAATATTTGGGCACTTTGCAATGTGatgtttttttgtgtttgtgttttgcaCACGTTtatgtgcgtgcctgtgtgtttgcatgtgtgtacaCTGCCCCTACCTGTATTCTGGTTCTGTCCAGGATGAGTGTTCCGGGCCATCTCTCCATGGACCATGCCCAGCAGCAGAGCCTGTACCTGGGGTAGAGAGGGAAAAGGTCTGGCCTCTCTCCTCCAGAACCCAGTCACTCCAAGGGCCAGCCTAAGGTGAGGA comes from Oncorhynchus gorbuscha isolate QuinsamMale2020 ecotype Even-year linkage group LG24, OgorEven_v1.0, whole genome shotgun sequence and encodes:
- the klhl7 gene encoding kelch-like protein 7, with protein sequence MASTSMASAAVTGDKPSGSGSKKKNEKKFASKEESRFLSSIMGVMNNLRKQGTLCDVILVVQGKHIPAHRVVLAAASHFFSLMFTTSMMESTSHEVELRSAEPEIIELLVEFVYTARISVNSSNVQSLLDAANQYQIEPVKKMCVDFLKEQVDATNCLGISALAECLDCPELKLSADDFIHQHFTEVYKLDEFLQLNVTQLTQLLHQDTLTVRAEDQIYESAVRWLKYDVCNRQSHMVEVLGCVRFPLVSKAFLSKTVQAEPLIQDNPECLKMVISGMRYHLLCPEDREDLGENSHPRRKKHDYRIALFGGSQPQSCRYFNPKDYSWSDIRCPFEKRRDATAVFWDNVVYILGGSQLFPIKRMDCYNVLKDSWYSKLGPPTPRDSLAACASQGKIYTSGGSEVGSSALNLFECYDTRCESWQTKASMLMPRCSHGSVEANGLIYVCGGSLGNNVSGRVLSNCEVYDSVKEEWRELSGMREARKNHGLVFVNNRIYAVGGMNGLGGLDSVEYYDIGRNEWHVATAMPWRGMNVRCAAVSGVIYVLAGFQGVGRLGHILEYHTDTDRWVTCSKVRAFPVTSCLICVVDTCGAKEEETESTHTVPPSSSTA